One stretch of Akkermansia sp. RCC_12PD DNA includes these proteins:
- a CDS encoding DUF3418 domain-containing protein yields MRTAGNTAARGGRSFGIFPGSGLFRRKKRSEWVMGVELVDTTRLWMRRAARLEPEWVEQVAPHLCESHYSGARWDKEQGAVYAVERVVCGGLRIIDNRRVHYGRINPAHAREIMIREGLLGGGFRTKPACIRHLESLREEVRQIELKLRRPDQVWCEEGVFQFFNGLVPQDCCTAKAFLRWAAGMEKNNPESLHVPAEEAMYEFWGKDLLAGFPDEISCNGAEYTVYYQNDPGAEDDGVTLGVHIDQLPDVPEWLPEWGVPGHLAQRAECLLRTLPKDLRVFLQPISQKAAYFAELRHGLEPDGPLARKLAEFVEAETGRFCAPSFFDMKRIPAELVTKVWVCDDEGEELAMGTDIAELNSRLGKKLSRRFKETAADIVSVTGMKEWTCGNLERTVNVAGRPGYVALVDEDGSVGVRVFEDELRAAESHRKGCLRFMRLRQTDQLNHLRKKFPLRLEGKLSLHTLGQVPSTNADDLVDVSAEMAMGRPLPRTAEQFAAAEMNLRQNLFDAAHHVAEIWELMAATEHAVRDFMAAQQGVRHTERITADLQSQLDWLLRPRFLWAHGAERLPDLKRYMQGIAERIRRIGQQPLARELERLDLFERVYLPWHQALPEHSGDPRWTQYGYLLEEYRLAVFAPAVSVKGRISEKRLGTAFEELNIR; encoded by the coding sequence ATGCGGACAGCCGGGAATACCGCGGCGCGGGGGGGGCGTTCCTTCGGCATTTTTCCCGGCTCCGGCCTGTTCCGCCGCAAGAAGCGGAGCGAATGGGTCATGGGCGTGGAACTGGTGGACACCACCCGCCTATGGATGCGCCGCGCCGCCCGGCTGGAACCGGAGTGGGTGGAGCAGGTAGCTCCCCATCTCTGTGAATCCCATTACTCCGGAGCGCGGTGGGACAAGGAACAGGGTGCGGTTTACGCGGTGGAGCGCGTGGTATGCGGCGGCCTGCGTATCATTGACAACAGGCGTGTTCATTACGGACGCATCAATCCCGCCCATGCGCGGGAAATCATGATCCGCGAAGGACTGCTTGGTGGTGGCTTCCGCACGAAGCCCGCCTGCATCCGGCATTTGGAATCGCTCCGCGAGGAAGTGCGGCAGATAGAACTTAAACTACGCCGCCCGGACCAGGTCTGGTGCGAGGAAGGCGTTTTTCAATTCTTCAATGGCCTTGTTCCGCAGGACTGCTGCACGGCGAAGGCCTTTTTGCGGTGGGCCGCAGGCATGGAAAAAAACAACCCGGAATCCCTGCATGTTCCGGCGGAGGAAGCCATGTATGAATTCTGGGGGAAGGACCTGCTGGCCGGTTTCCCGGATGAAATTTCCTGCAACGGTGCGGAATACACCGTCTATTACCAGAATGACCCCGGCGCGGAAGATGACGGTGTAACTTTGGGGGTCCACATCGACCAGCTTCCAGACGTGCCGGAATGGCTGCCGGAGTGGGGCGTGCCGGGCCATTTGGCCCAAAGGGCGGAATGCCTGCTGCGCACTCTTCCCAAAGATCTGCGCGTCTTTCTCCAGCCCATCAGCCAGAAAGCCGCCTACTTTGCTGAGCTGCGGCATGGGCTGGAACCGGACGGCCCGCTGGCGCGGAAACTGGCGGAATTTGTGGAAGCGGAAACAGGGAGGTTCTGTGCTCCATCCTTCTTTGATATGAAACGTATTCCGGCGGAACTGGTTACAAAAGTCTGGGTATGCGACGATGAAGGCGAAGAGCTTGCCATGGGTACGGACATTGCGGAACTAAATAGCCGCTTGGGTAAAAAACTCTCCCGTCGGTTCAAGGAAACAGCAGCGGATATCGTATCTGTGACCGGCATGAAGGAATGGACCTGCGGAAATTTGGAGCGTACGGTGAATGTGGCGGGAAGGCCGGGTTATGTGGCCCTGGTGGATGAAGACGGATCTGTGGGCGTCCGTGTTTTTGAGGATGAACTGCGCGCGGCGGAATCCCACCGGAAAGGGTGTTTGCGCTTCATGCGCTTGCGCCAGACGGACCAGCTCAACCATCTCCGCAAGAAATTTCCTCTGAGGCTGGAAGGGAAACTCTCCCTACATACGCTCGGGCAGGTGCCGTCCACCAATGCGGACGACTTGGTGGACGTTTCCGCGGAGATGGCCATGGGGCGGCCCTTGCCGCGCACGGCGGAACAATTTGCTGCTGCGGAAATGAACTTGCGCCAGAACCTCTTTGACGCTGCGCATCATGTAGCAGAGATATGGGAACTGATGGCGGCTACGGAACATGCCGTCAGAGACTTCATGGCCGCGCAACAGGGAGTGCGCCATACGGAGCGCATCACGGCTGATCTCCAGAGCCAGCTTGACTGGTTGCTCCGCCCCCGTTTCCTGTGGGCGCATGGAGCGGAGCGCCTGCCGGACCTGAAGCGGTACATGCAGGGCATCGCGGAGCGCATCAGGCGCATCGGCCAGCAGCCTCTTGCCAGAGAGCTCGAACGCCTCGACCTCTTTGAACGCGTATATCTTCCCTGGCATCAGGCCCTGCCGGAACATTCCGGAGACCCGCGCTGGACACAGTACGGCTACCTGCTGGAAGAATACCGCCTGGCCGTCTTCGCGCCTGCCGTCTCCGTCAAGGGCCGTATCTCTGAAAAGCGCCTGGGAACCGCTTTTGAAGAATTAAATATTAGGTAG
- the ilvN gene encoding acetolactate synthase small subunit has translation MTRHTISVLVENKFGVLARIAGLFSGRGYNIHSLNVAPSQDPRFSRMTIVVREKEDVLDQIIKHLEKLVNTVEVVDFRNTDNVYRETVLTRIGVDSATRHEVIEFCQILGASIVDVTKDALTIEVTGGEHKIDRFLSLIEDYNVQMLTRSGRIALPKPRQ, from the coding sequence ATGACTCGTCATACCATCTCCGTACTTGTTGAAAACAAATTCGGCGTGCTTGCCCGCATTGCCGGTTTGTTCAGTGGACGGGGCTACAATATTCATTCGTTGAACGTTGCCCCTAGCCAGGACCCGCGCTTTTCACGGATGACCATCGTCGTACGTGAAAAGGAAGACGTCCTGGACCAGATCATCAAGCACCTGGAAAAACTCGTCAACACGGTGGAAGTGGTGGATTTCCGCAACACGGACAACGTGTACCGGGAGACGGTATTGACCCGCATCGGCGTGGATTCCGCCACGCGGCATGAAGTCATTGAATTCTGCCAGATCCTGGGCGCCTCCATTGTGGACGTCACCAAAGACGCCCTGACCATCGAGGTTACGGGCGGCGAACATAAAATTGACCGTTTTCTGTCCCTTATTGAAGACTACAATGTGCAGATGCTGACGCGCAGCGGCCGCATCGCGCTTCCCAAACCCCGGCAGTAA
- a CDS encoding trypsin-like peptidase domain-containing protein yields the protein MMTVMMTVVAVAYWRWESRVTERNISFRSEVFTTAQESELKDTDIPTLHQLNEEYSKVAQLVERVLVSIDTTGVTNVTQPSEDGQSVIEKRLAVHGLGSGVIVTKEGHIITAYHVIQNKHALRVTLSDGRSVSVHLVGVDPELDIAVLKVDKPDNQTTFNPLPFGNSDKVAPGMIVLACGNPYGLGTTVSRGIISARERKLMDSGLDLIQTDASIFPGNSGGPLINIRGEIIGINKSILPNTEKSYTGIGFAIPSNLVQHSFQQICVHGRPMRGYLGLDIVPNTPPLRSFLDYHEATGAVVNMVKSGSPAEQAGLRTGDVMLNFNEVPILNVQDVLDRIENLSIGDKFRLKIWRKGQKMNLTLKVGDSILQNAPSPWADFMEGVGMHLRELTAEEQSIGARGLLVIQVNPKKSVGQILQTGDMVFAVNHQSVSTMEALVKALREGPALLTVSRDGQQFNVKVDARPVSEKTLLPRIPTATKSNAILPREL from the coding sequence ATGATGACGGTTATGATGACCGTTGTCGCCGTGGCTTATTGGAGGTGGGAAAGCCGCGTTACGGAAAGGAATATTTCCTTCAGGTCGGAAGTGTTCACCACCGCTCAGGAATCCGAGTTGAAGGACACGGACATTCCCACTCTTCATCAGCTCAATGAGGAATACTCAAAGGTGGCGCAGCTCGTGGAGCGGGTTCTGGTCAGCATAGACACCACGGGCGTAACCAATGTCACCCAGCCTTCGGAAGACGGACAGTCCGTCATTGAAAAAAGGCTGGCGGTGCACGGCCTGGGTTCCGGAGTCATTGTCACCAAGGAAGGGCACATCATCACCGCCTACCATGTCATCCAGAACAAGCATGCCCTGAGGGTCACCCTGAGCGACGGAAGGAGCGTCTCCGTGCATCTGGTGGGAGTAGACCCGGAACTGGATATCGCCGTGCTGAAGGTGGACAAGCCGGACAACCAGACGACCTTCAATCCTCTTCCCTTCGGCAACAGCGACAAAGTGGCTCCCGGAATGATCGTTCTGGCCTGCGGCAACCCCTACGGACTGGGCACGACGGTCTCGCGCGGCATCATCAGCGCCCGGGAACGCAAGCTGATGGATTCCGGCCTGGATCTGATTCAGACGGATGCCAGCATCTTTCCCGGCAATTCCGGCGGACCTCTCATCAACATTCGCGGGGAAATCATCGGCATCAACAAATCGATTCTCCCCAATACGGAAAAAAGTTATACGGGCATCGGCTTTGCCATTCCTTCCAATCTCGTCCAGCACTCTTTCCAGCAAATCTGCGTGCATGGCCGTCCCATGAGGGGGTATCTGGGACTGGACATCGTACCCAATACGCCCCCTCTCCGCAGTTTTCTGGACTATCATGAAGCCACGGGCGCTGTCGTGAACATGGTCAAATCCGGCTCCCCGGCTGAACAGGCCGGTCTCCGGACGGGAGACGTCATGCTCAATTTCAATGAAGTTCCCATTCTGAACGTTCAAGATGTGCTTGACCGCATAGAAAACCTTTCCATTGGCGACAAATTCCGGTTGAAAATCTGGAGAAAGGGGCAAAAAATGAATCTTACCCTGAAAGTTGGTGACAGCATTCTGCAAAATGCCCCCTCTCCGTGGGCGGACTTCATGGAAGGTGTAGGCATGCACTTGCGCGAACTCACGGCGGAAGAACAATCCATTGGCGCACGGGGGCTGCTGGTCATTCAGGTGAACCCGAAAAAATCCGTGGGCCAGATCCTCCAGACGGGGGACATGGTCTTTGCAGTGAACCACCAGAGCGTCAGTACCATGGAAGCACTGGTCAAAGCGTTGCGGGAGGGGCCCGCCCTGCTGACCGTTTCCCGTGACGGACAGCAGTTCAACGTGAAGGTGGATGCCCGCCCGGTTTCAGAAAAAACCCTGCTTCCCCGCATTCCCACGGCTACGAAAAGCAATGCCATCCTGCCGAGGGAACTTTGA
- the holA gene encoding DNA polymerase III subunit delta produces MGSFIPEQQAIHLVFGTDEGMVREKASGVFAALTEGTNEFSHEILEAGCGDSDEAAQIVRQVMEALRTLPFFPGRKVVWMKNCNFLGDSVTGRSSTTETALDSLKQLLEAGLGPDVILVVSASEFDKRRSFNKFLLQHSAAVELNKPDITKAGWEGSLMPLVNKEAAARGMAFDPSALELFIHRVSESSRQIISEIEKLDLFLGAERRTVMPEDVERMVPLTRTGVIFEISRALENKKSDTAISLIDFQLERGENAVTIMRAAFIPTLRNLLAAKLLCDAFNLKPTNFKDFTARISSLPSYASALIPLKKDGTPNAYPLFLAAQNAAKFKTEKLKQTLKECMKADKALVSSSLDPRLVLHRLAICSAS; encoded by the coding sequence ATGGGCAGCTTTATTCCAGAACAACAGGCCATTCATCTCGTTTTCGGCACGGATGAAGGGATGGTGCGTGAAAAGGCTTCCGGCGTCTTTGCCGCCCTGACGGAAGGAACGAACGAGTTTTCCCATGAAATTTTGGAAGCGGGCTGCGGAGATTCCGATGAAGCGGCCCAAATTGTCCGCCAGGTCATGGAGGCCCTGCGCACACTGCCCTTTTTCCCCGGACGCAAGGTGGTCTGGATGAAAAATTGCAACTTCCTGGGGGATTCCGTTACAGGCAGATCCTCCACCACGGAAACGGCTCTGGATTCCCTGAAGCAATTGCTGGAAGCCGGGCTGGGTCCGGACGTCATTCTGGTTGTTTCCGCTTCCGAATTCGACAAACGCCGCTCCTTTAATAAATTCTTGCTCCAGCATTCCGCAGCGGTAGAATTGAATAAGCCGGACATTACCAAGGCCGGCTGGGAAGGCAGCCTGATGCCCCTGGTAAACAAGGAGGCGGCCGCAAGAGGGATGGCCTTCGACCCTTCCGCACTGGAATTGTTCATCCACCGCGTCAGCGAGTCTTCCCGCCAGATTATTTCCGAAATTGAAAAGCTGGATCTTTTCCTGGGAGCGGAACGGCGGACGGTCATGCCGGAGGATGTGGAAAGAATGGTTCCACTCACCCGCACGGGAGTAATTTTCGAAATTTCACGGGCGCTGGAAAACAAGAAGAGCGACACAGCCATTTCCCTGATCGATTTTCAACTGGAACGCGGGGAAAATGCCGTCACCATCATGCGTGCCGCGTTTATTCCGACCCTTAGAAATTTGCTGGCCGCCAAGCTTTTGTGTGATGCTTTCAATTTGAAACCTACCAATTTCAAGGATTTCACCGCCAGAATTTCTTCCCTGCCCTCCTATGCATCCGCGCTGATTCCCTTGAAGAAGGACGGCACCCCGAATGCCTACCCGCTTTTCCTGGCAGCTCAAAACGCCGCCAAATTCAAGACGGAGAAACTGAAACAGACCTTGAAGGAGTGCATGAAGGCCGACAAGGCCCTGGTTTCCTCTTCTCTTGATCCTCGGCTGGTCCTGCACCGTCTTGCCATTTGTTCAGCATCCTGA
- a CDS encoding YqaE/Pmp3 family membrane protein translates to MRYVLAILLPPSMALAYGGCGSFILNIFLCLVGYIPGMDHAILIVLQKESNDRHQAMMKEMVKWQVHQDLKRNSRRKTEIVCRKKEDNVTASGDKASCY, encoded by the coding sequence ATGCGGTACGTTCTGGCTATTTTGCTGCCGCCTTCCATGGCACTGGCTTATGGAGGATGCGGAAGCTTTATCCTCAATATCTTCCTTTGCCTTGTCGGATACATTCCCGGCATGGACCATGCCATATTAATTGTCCTGCAGAAAGAAAGCAACGACAGGCACCAGGCAATGATGAAAGAGATGGTCAAATGGCAGGTTCACCAGGACCTGAAACGGAATTCCAGAAGAAAAACGGAAATAGTCTGCCGTAAAAAGGAAGATAACGTCACGGCATCCGGAGACAAAGCTTCCTGTTATTGA
- the ribD gene encoding bifunctional diaminohydroxyphosphoribosylaminopyrimidine deaminase/5-amino-6-(5-phosphoribosylamino)uracil reductase RibD, translating into MNAEDRDARWMKLAIELAGKGLGLTSPNPCVGAVIVHKDQIIGSGFHEKAGLPHAERNAIADGIAKGNAGLFPDSTLYVTLEPCSTTGKTPPCTEAIMEHGFKRVVYGSEDPNPGHKGIAAEILKNAGIKVTRGVLEKECDFLIRAFRLNMMEGRSWVIAKSAMSLDGHISRSPERSQWLTGKAARSFVHTLRSECEAVMTGGNTVRMDNPSLTIRNPEKPVSPLKEQPWRIILTRNAASIPENSICLTDEFRDRTLIVENVSNYLELLQNLYTERKISSLLLESGGVLMKEFLKAGLVDEWVGFYAPVITGGGVDGVEGGDFLEREAHLVKPSARMFGNDVCIRGEVRYQ; encoded by the coding sequence ATGAACGCAGAGGATCGGGATGCCCGCTGGATGAAACTGGCCATTGAACTTGCCGGAAAAGGGCTCGGACTAACCAGCCCCAATCCCTGCGTAGGCGCCGTCATCGTTCACAAGGATCAAATCATCGGCTCCGGATTTCACGAAAAAGCCGGCCTCCCCCATGCAGAAAGAAATGCCATTGCCGACGGTATTGCCAAAGGCAATGCCGGGCTGTTTCCAGATTCCACCCTTTACGTTACATTGGAACCGTGCAGCACGACGGGAAAAACTCCCCCTTGTACGGAAGCCATTATGGAACACGGTTTCAAGAGAGTAGTTTACGGTTCGGAAGATCCCAATCCCGGTCACAAGGGAATTGCTGCGGAAATCTTGAAGAATGCAGGCATTAAAGTTACCCGAGGAGTTCTGGAGAAGGAATGTGACTTTTTGATCAGGGCTTTCCGTCTGAACATGATGGAAGGCCGTTCCTGGGTAATCGCCAAAAGCGCCATGTCCCTGGACGGGCATATTTCCCGCAGTCCGGAACGTTCCCAATGGCTGACCGGAAAAGCGGCTAGGTCTTTTGTGCATACGCTCCGTTCCGAATGTGAAGCTGTCATGACAGGAGGAAACACGGTGCGCATGGACAATCCGTCTTTGACGATCAGGAATCCGGAAAAACCCGTTTCTCCCCTTAAGGAACAACCGTGGCGCATTATCCTGACCCGGAATGCCGCTTCCATTCCGGAAAATTCCATCTGCCTGACGGATGAATTTCGCGACCGCACCCTGATCGTAGAGAATGTATCCAATTATTTGGAATTGTTACAAAATTTATACACGGAAAGAAAAATAAGCTCCCTTCTGCTGGAATCTGGAGGTGTTCTGATGAAGGAATTTTTGAAAGCCGGTCTGGTGGATGAATGGGTGGGGTTTTATGCTCCCGTCATTACGGGCGGCGGTGTTGACGGAGTGGAGGGAGGGGATTTCCTGGAGCGTGAAGCTCATCTTGTAAAGCCGTCTGCAAGGATGTTTGGAAACGATGTATGCATCCGGGGTGAAGTGCGTTATCAATAA
- a CDS encoding DapH/DapD/GlmU-related protein, producing the protein MAGTSIGAYCALQLREAGFEAVLGPEEEERGSGDGAVEVSMHDFSPEAAVWLADYGPGECELRNAEGCFLAGKGAPGVRRSSLKRNMAVERLVYPWDLLDWQERVMRGMEGDGGFIKDGAHVMGTLRLGRDSAVLPGVVVEGCVWVGDGCRVGPNCYLRGYVSLGDGCVVGQGVELKNCIVGDGTFISHLSYAGDSIIGNDVNFGAGTVCSNFRHDGAEQQMMAGGRLVETGRNKLGAVIGDHVRLGANTVVLPGRVVSPGTWTMPGEIFR; encoded by the coding sequence GTGGCCGGGACAAGCATAGGTGCGTATTGTGCCTTACAACTCCGGGAAGCGGGCTTTGAAGCCGTTTTGGGACCGGAAGAGGAAGAGCGCGGGAGCGGGGATGGAGCTGTGGAGGTGTCCATGCATGATTTTTCACCGGAGGCTGCTGTGTGGCTGGCGGATTACGGACCGGGGGAATGCGAGCTGAGGAATGCGGAGGGTTGTTTTCTGGCGGGGAAGGGGGCTCCGGGAGTACGGCGGAGTTCCTTGAAAAGGAATATGGCCGTGGAGCGGCTGGTATATCCGTGGGATCTGCTGGACTGGCAGGAGAGAGTGATGAGGGGAATGGAAGGAGATGGCGGTTTCATAAAAGACGGCGCGCATGTTATGGGAACCTTGCGGCTTGGGAGGGATTCCGCAGTGTTGCCCGGCGTGGTGGTGGAAGGCTGCGTATGGGTGGGAGACGGTTGCAGGGTTGGTCCGAATTGCTATTTGAGGGGATATGTTTCTTTGGGAGACGGGTGTGTTGTGGGGCAGGGCGTTGAGTTGAAGAATTGCATTGTGGGGGACGGGACGTTTATTTCTCATTTGAGTTATGCCGGGGATTCCATCATCGGAAACGATGTCAATTTTGGCGCGGGAACGGTTTGTTCCAATTTCAGGCACGACGGGGCGGAGCAGCAGATGATGGCTGGAGGGAGGCTGGTAGAAACGGGAAGGAACAAGCTGGGAGCCGTCATTGGAGATCACGTCAGGCTTGGAGCCAATACCGTTGTACTGCCGGGACGAGTGGTTTCCCCCGGAACATGGACCATGCCCGGCGAAATTTTCCGGTAG
- the dnaN gene encoding DNA polymerase III subunit beta, which yields MKFTISKQVFLDGLRQVVSVVSSKTTLPILSNVKIEAENGQVRFTATDLDVCITGVVPANVVRDGTVTLPAKKLVSIISELPEAEVQVDVNQRNQATVECGRSQFKLNGLPADEFPELPSFEQATVYQVEQNLLRDCIRRTEYAISTDTTRYVLNGISLSFRNGKMTLVATDGRRLALAETALDFPEEQQLDAILPTKAVGELRRLLDEVGSVTIRFTRNQAAFEINDTLLISKLIDGNYPNYRQVIPTDCKESIELPCGELLETVRRVSLLSVDKSTNIKLNFRENELEVASSAEGVGEAHESVTITYSGRPLSISFNPDFFMAPLKTMPGDTMITLNLIDEMSPGVLKIGDEFLYVLMPMRSPN from the coding sequence ATGAAGTTTACTATTTCCAAGCAAGTATTTCTGGATGGCCTGAGACAGGTAGTCAGTGTGGTGTCTTCCAAAACGACGCTGCCCATTCTTTCCAATGTAAAGATTGAAGCTGAAAACGGGCAGGTGCGCTTTACTGCAACCGACCTCGATGTGTGCATCACGGGCGTGGTGCCCGCCAACGTGGTGAGGGACGGTACGGTTACCCTTCCCGCCAAAAAGCTGGTGAGCATTATCAGCGAACTTCCTGAAGCGGAAGTGCAGGTGGATGTGAACCAGCGCAACCAGGCGACCGTGGAATGCGGCCGCTCCCAGTTTAAGCTGAACGGCCTTCCGGCGGACGAATTCCCCGAGCTTCCTTCCTTTGAACAGGCAACCGTGTACCAGGTGGAGCAGAACCTTCTGCGCGACTGCATCCGCCGGACAGAATACGCCATTTCCACGGATACGACCCGCTACGTGCTCAACGGCATCTCCCTTTCCTTCCGCAATGGAAAGATGACGCTGGTGGCTACGGACGGCCGCCGCCTGGCCCTGGCGGAAACTGCTCTGGATTTCCCGGAAGAACAGCAGCTGGACGCCATTCTGCCTACCAAGGCCGTAGGGGAACTGAGGCGCCTGCTGGATGAAGTGGGTTCCGTCACGATCCGTTTCACCCGCAACCAGGCGGCTTTTGAAATCAACGATACGCTGCTGATCAGCAAGCTGATTGACGGCAATTACCCGAATTACCGCCAGGTGATTCCGACGGACTGCAAGGAAAGCATTGAGCTTCCCTGCGGAGAATTGCTGGAAACCGTGCGCCGCGTCTCCCTCCTCTCCGTGGACAAGAGCACGAACATCAAGCTGAACTTCCGGGAAAACGAACTGGAAGTGGCATCCAGCGCGGAAGGCGTGGGTGAAGCGCACGAATCCGTGACCATCACTTATTCCGGCAGGCCCCTTTCCATCTCCTTCAATCCGGACTTCTTCATGGCCCCCCTGAAAACCATGCCCGGCGATACGATGATCACGCTGAACCTCATTGATGAAATGAGCCCGGGCGTGCTGAAGATTGGCGATGAGTTCCTGTACGTGCTCATGCCGATGAGATCTCCCAACTGA